A genome region from Candidatus Abyssobacteria bacterium SURF_5 includes the following:
- a CDS encoding NAD(P)H:quinone oxidoreductase — protein MRILIAYYSFYGHILKMAQAVAEGVRQVEGVECIIRRVEEFEKVNKIIDGNEAARAVRDRQKDIPVCALDDLRQADGIIFGSPTRYGNMTAQMKQLFDSTAPLWLKGELEGKTAGVFTSTATTHGGQETTLISMMIPILHLGMVIVGVPYSTPGMLHTEGRGGTPYGPTTIAGSDNKREPAAEDLELARALGRRVAEITKKLRS, from the coding sequence ATGAGGATCCTTATCGCTTACTACAGCTTTTACGGGCACATTCTAAAGATGGCGCAGGCCGTAGCGGAAGGCGTGCGCCAGGTGGAGGGGGTAGAATGTATTATCCGGCGCGTCGAGGAATTTGAGAAGGTGAATAAAATCATAGATGGGAATGAGGCCGCGCGCGCTGTTCGCGATCGCCAGAAAGATATTCCCGTTTGCGCGCTTGACGATCTGCGACAGGCTGACGGCATTATCTTTGGCAGCCCGACGCGATATGGGAACATGACAGCCCAAATGAAGCAGCTTTTCGATTCGACGGCGCCACTGTGGCTGAAGGGAGAACTGGAAGGAAAAACGGCGGGTGTTTTCACCTCTACGGCGACTACGCATGGAGGGCAGGAGACGACCCTTATCTCAATGATGATCCCGATTTTGCATTTGGGAATGGTGATTGTAGGAGTACCGTATTCGACTCCGGGAATGCTGCATACGGAAGGTCGAGGCGGAACTCCTTACGGGCCGACGACAATAGCAGGTTCGGACAACAAGCGCGAGCCGGCGGCGGAGGATTTGGAGTTGGCGCGGGCGCTGGGGCGGCGGGTGGCGGAGATAACGAAAAAGCTGAGGAGTTGA